A genomic window from Elaeis guineensis isolate ETL-2024a chromosome 3, EG11, whole genome shotgun sequence includes:
- the LOC140856336 gene encoding uncharacterized protein: MYKLVSERKIKTTWIWRAAIHPRIKLFLWKVAWGRLSTRSLLRDRGMELSIIYPSCGMEDETMEYALLRCPRVCLNWRMAGGPYRGVSSGSCLSSFFGVICHGSTRRLAYIAYQIWLSRNSLIFDAEIVPAHRVLEKAYYLVKEYYRFDAVGQFLDDLSSWGFLTTPAVVCRMLFISWEPPPSGFVKINFNDSIRGVEMIRTMCPGP; this comes from the coding sequence ATGTATAAACTAGTGTCTGAGAGAAAGATCAAGACGACCTGGATCTGGAGAGCTGCTATCCACCCCAGGATCAAACTCTTCCTTTGGAAGGTCGCCTGGGGCCGTCTTTCGACTCGGTCCCTCCTCAGGGATAGGGGCATGGAGCTATCGATCATCTACCCGAGCTGTGGGATGGAGGATGAGACTATGGAGTATGCCCTTCTTCGCTGTCCTAGGGTGTGCTTGAACTGGCGGATGGCGGGTGGCCCATATCGGGGCGTATCTTCTGGCTCTTGTCTCTCTTCCTTTTTTGGTGTGATCTGCCATGGCTCCACTCGGAGGCTGGCCTACATCGCCTACCAGATCTGGCTGTCGAGGAACAGCCTGATTTTTGATGCCGAGATCGTTCCCGCACATCGGGTGCTGGAAAAAGCCTATTATCTGGTAAAGGAGTACTATCGCTTTGATGCTGTCGGACAGTTCCTTGATGACTTGAGTTCTTGGGGCTTTCTTACTACTCCTGCAGTGGTCTGTAGGATGCTTTTCATCTCTTGGGAGCCCCCACCCTCAGGCTTCGTCAAAATCAACTTTAATGACAGTATCAGGGGGGTAGAGATGATACGGACGATGTGTCCGGGGCCCTGA